In Geobacter anodireducens, a genomic segment contains:
- a CDS encoding cytochrome C biogenesis protein ResC — protein sequence MDSSFAHITIIHWVAVVVYVIATIFNVSGLMFRKERAVAVSEALVLGGLLVHGIGILWWWKIVGHGPYIGRFEVLSSHAWAVLALFMTSARFFPRIKAASILVFPVTFLMIAVGLFIEPQAKMLPPTLRSVWLVLHVIFYKISLFTLLVALAFSLFYLLRKRTGISWLQRLPELEILDILSFRFAGFSFTFWGIAMVAGSIWAYQSWGRFWGWDPVETWSLMTWIAFGIYLHLRRFFGWNGERAAYLYLICFVLSVISLLFTPLIGSSIHSEYFK from the coding sequence ATGGATTCATCCTTTGCGCACATCACCATAATTCACTGGGTAGCGGTGGTTGTCTACGTCATCGCCACCATCTTCAACGTATCGGGCCTCATGTTCCGCAAGGAGCGCGCCGTTGCCGTCAGCGAGGCCCTGGTGCTCGGGGGGCTCCTGGTGCACGGGATCGGCATCCTCTGGTGGTGGAAGATCGTCGGCCACGGCCCCTACATCGGCCGGTTCGAGGTCCTCTCCTCCCACGCCTGGGCCGTGCTGGCCCTGTTCATGACATCCGCACGCTTTTTCCCCCGCATCAAGGCGGCGAGCATCCTGGTTTTCCCGGTCACCTTCCTCATGATCGCCGTGGGCCTGTTCATCGAGCCCCAGGCCAAGATGCTCCCCCCCACGCTGAGGAGCGTCTGGCTCGTCCTGCACGTGATCTTCTACAAGATATCGCTCTTCACCCTGCTGGTGGCCCTGGCGTTCTCCCTCTTCTACCTCCTCCGGAAGCGGACCGGGATCTCCTGGCTCCAGCGGCTCCCCGAACTGGAGATCCTCGATATCCTGTCATTTCGTTTTGCCGGCTTCAGCTTCACCTTCTGGGGTATCGCCATGGTGGCCGGAAGCATCTGGGCATACCAGTCGTGGGGGCGTTTCTGGGGCTGGGACCCGGTGGAGACCTGGTCCCTCATGACATGGATCGCCTTCGGCATTTACCTCCACCTGCGCCGTTTCTTCGGCTGGAACGGTGAGCGGGCGGCCTACCTCTACCTGATCTGCTTCGTTCTCTCGGTGATTTCGCTCCTCTTTACGCCGCTCATCGGTTCGTCGATCCATTCGGAGTATTTCAAGTAG
- a CDS encoding ResB-like family cytochrome C biogenesis protein: MIKRFFLARSTVLTLIILVLGAVVVGYLFPQRFLLSPAGMDRWALDHPFLATLSRTLALDHVYTSPWFAVLLALFMVSLLFSTWEQFTRALRLTREGGGGGKSLVLACAPETVAAAAGRLGYLRVRSDGDSIRLVKNPWGYWGNVLLHLGIVAAVAASLVILLYEKRGSIDLLEGEVHGAGDPWTRQDMGLLAGTFALPEAVRLDRVVPEFWPNGNLKQLTTDFTFIGADGRHSPYSMHVNKTIRHSGIRVFQGKSFGRAFYVGFQDANGAWQGDIFMVDSRFTGDDTPFKDFTVPWTSATIRAKYYPDSDRRAPVGDNPLLLLQLVKAGKVVEELSLTAGASGTLGGHPVTLVKSEWWGGIIFIDTTGMEGIFFAFLVIALGGGMSYLSPPRELLAVKEGKGCRLAWRAPRFAELYREEFERICRECLPADEAAGGDRVADGGHRG; this comes from the coding sequence ATGATCAAACGTTTCTTTCTTGCCCGCTCAACGGTTCTGACCCTGATCATCCTGGTGCTGGGAGCGGTGGTTGTCGGCTATCTCTTCCCCCAGCGGTTCCTGCTCTCTCCGGCGGGCATGGACCGGTGGGCGCTTGACCACCCCTTTCTCGCGACCCTTTCGCGCACGCTGGCACTGGACCACGTGTACACGTCGCCCTGGTTTGCGGTCCTCCTGGCGCTGTTCATGGTTTCGCTGCTCTTCTCCACCTGGGAGCAGTTCACGCGCGCGCTCCGGCTGACCCGGGAAGGGGGGGGCGGCGGCAAAAGCCTGGTCCTTGCCTGCGCTCCGGAAACGGTTGCCGCCGCTGCCGGCAGGCTGGGCTATCTCCGGGTCCGCTCCGATGGCGATTCGATCCGCCTCGTCAAGAATCCCTGGGGCTACTGGGGCAATGTCCTGCTCCATCTGGGCATTGTCGCGGCAGTGGCTGCATCGCTTGTCATCCTCCTCTATGAAAAGCGGGGGTCAATCGATCTCCTGGAAGGGGAGGTCCACGGTGCGGGGGATCCGTGGACACGGCAGGATATGGGGCTGCTGGCGGGGACATTCGCGCTTCCCGAGGCGGTGCGTCTCGACCGTGTGGTCCCCGAGTTCTGGCCCAACGGCAATCTCAAACAGCTCACAACCGATTTCACGTTCATCGGCGCGGACGGCCGGCACAGCCCCTACTCCATGCATGTCAACAAGACGATCCGGCACAGCGGGATCAGGGTCTTCCAGGGCAAGTCGTTCGGCAGGGCCTTTTACGTGGGATTTCAGGATGCGAACGGGGCCTGGCAGGGCGATATCTTCATGGTCGACAGCCGCTTCACCGGCGACGACACCCCGTTCAAGGACTTTACGGTCCCCTGGACCTCGGCGACGATCAGGGCCAAATACTATCCCGACAGTGACCGGCGGGCGCCCGTGGGTGACAACCCCCTGCTCCTGCTGCAACTGGTGAAGGCGGGGAAGGTGGTGGAGGAACTCTCCCTCACCGCCGGCGCGTCCGGGACCCTGGGCGGCCATCCCGTCACTCTCGTAAAGTCGGAGTGGTGGGGCGGCATCATTTTTATCGATACCACGGGCATGGAAGGAATATTCTTCGCCTTTCTGGTCATTGCCCTCGGCGGGGGAATGAGTTACCTGTCCCCGCCCCGCGAGCTCCTGGCCGTGAAGGAGGGGAAGGGATGCCGGCTCGCCTGGCGTGCCCCCCGGTTCGCGGAGCTCTACCGGGAGGAGTTCGAGCGCATCTGCCGCGAGTGCCTGCCTGCGGACGAGGCAGCCGGCGGGGACCGGGTAGCGGACGGGGGGCATCGGGGATGA
- a CDS encoding magnesium-protoporphyrin IX monomethyl ester oxidative cyclase — protein MKKIKRVALITPPYHSGVVESAGTWLNVGFVYIAGSLRAAGYEVDYYDAMSLWHTWPDIRRRIEAFRPDVVATTAFTASIVDAIRLLRFAKEIDPGIVTVLGNVHATFCYDEILAHDHDAVDFIVRGEGEVTLPRLCTCLNAGDDPNKVEGLAFRRDGGVVVTPRAPYIHDLDGLPMAWDLVEWPIYTYRAKNDARLAIVSSSRGCKQQCSFCSQQLFWSQSWRARSAENFVAELEMLHTVHGVQVAMLSDEIPTFDRQRWVRILDLMIERQVPVKLLMETRVDDILRDADIMDRYREGGVEHIYVGVEAGTQETLDLFKKDTQVEQSKQAIDLINNADIVSETSFVLGMPDDTPESIAQTIELAKHYNPDMAFFLAIAPWPYAELYPQLEEYVATKDYRKYNLVEPVIKPKHMTLEELERQLGKASQQFFMHKFQNLHQLSAWKQEFMLSVLDLLINHSYLAGQMRAMLKEGKEMPAEVKALLRAVGERTGAAHPHAVAPIP, from the coding sequence ATGAAGAAGATAAAGCGTGTGGCGCTCATCACGCCCCCCTATCACTCGGGGGTCGTGGAATCAGCCGGTACCTGGCTTAATGTCGGATTTGTCTACATCGCCGGGTCCCTCAGGGCAGCGGGGTATGAGGTCGATTACTATGATGCCATGTCCCTGTGGCACACGTGGCCCGACATCAGGAGGCGGATCGAGGCGTTCCGCCCCGACGTGGTGGCCACCACCGCCTTCACCGCGTCCATCGTCGACGCGATCAGGCTGCTGCGCTTCGCCAAGGAGATCGATCCCGGCATCGTGACCGTGCTCGGCAATGTGCACGCCACCTTCTGCTACGACGAGATCCTCGCCCATGACCACGACGCCGTCGACTTCATCGTCCGGGGCGAGGGTGAAGTAACGTTGCCCCGGCTCTGTACCTGCCTCAATGCCGGAGACGATCCGAACAAGGTGGAAGGGCTCGCCTTCCGGCGGGACGGCGGTGTGGTGGTAACGCCGCGGGCGCCGTACATTCACGACCTTGATGGGCTCCCCATGGCCTGGGATCTGGTGGAGTGGCCCATTTACACCTACCGGGCAAAGAACGACGCCCGGCTCGCCATCGTCTCCTCGTCCCGGGGGTGCAAGCAGCAGTGCTCCTTTTGTTCCCAGCAGCTCTTCTGGTCCCAGTCGTGGCGCGCCCGCTCCGCCGAGAATTTCGTGGCGGAGCTGGAGATGCTCCACACCGTACACGGCGTTCAGGTGGCCATGCTCTCGGACGAGATTCCCACCTTTGACCGGCAGCGATGGGTCCGCATCCTGGATCTGATGATCGAGCGGCAGGTTCCAGTCAAGCTCCTCATGGAAACGAGGGTGGACGACATCCTGCGTGATGCGGACATTATGGACAGGTACCGGGAAGGGGGCGTCGAGCATATCTACGTGGGGGTGGAGGCCGGCACCCAGGAGACCCTGGACCTTTTCAAGAAGGACACCCAGGTGGAGCAGTCCAAGCAGGCTATCGACCTGATCAACAACGCCGACATCGTCTCGGAAACCTCCTTCGTGCTCGGCATGCCCGACGATACGCCGGAATCCATTGCCCAGACCATTGAGCTGGCCAAGCACTACAATCCCGACATGGCCTTTTTCCTGGCCATCGCGCCCTGGCCCTACGCCGAGCTCTATCCCCAACTGGAGGAGTACGTGGCCACCAAGGACTACCGCAAGTACAACCTGGTGGAGCCGGTCATCAAGCCGAAGCACATGACCCTGGAAGAGCTGGAGCGCCAACTCGGCAAGGCGTCCCAGCAGTTTTTCATGCACAAGTTCCAGAACCTGCACCAGCTATCGGCCTGGAAGCAGGAATTCATGCTCTCGGTACTGGATCTCCTCATCAATCATTCCTACCTGGCCGGCCAGATGCGGGCCATGCTCAAGGAGGGAAAGGAGATGCCGGCCGAGGTGAAGGCGCTGCTGCGCGCGGTCGGCGAGCGCACGGGCGCAGCCCATCCCCACGCGGTGGCGCCGATCCCCTGA
- a CDS encoding acyl-protein synthetase, with product MLKDYSLESDFVRELDRDILSYVEKGLENRDEDGFNDLALRCFELQFNTVEPYRRFCLDKGRSPGKVERWEDIPAVPSMAFKKFVMTSFPAERAEQRYFTSGTTDPLNKGKILRDPAGVTLINAANGLLTREYVFPDVDRMRMFLMVPSPDIAPGMGMAVGLDVVRRMFGSPDSRYLIDRRGLDLTFLLSALMEAERTGEPIVIIGSTAGFVYFMNACERDGVRFRLPPGSRLCDGGGYLAQFGECSREEFYLKSAEILQVDEHHCVNVLGMGEVSTNFFDNVLKDHLAGRPLARAKVVPPWTRTRVVDVETLEPVPDGDPGLLRHYDLVNRGMVVAVQTDNVGFMTPGGFEIIGRWKKTSWELETEAIKQAHGPRFMTPIIEFLLKRSLKKVGKLHDKITRTNAGR from the coding sequence TTGTTGAAAGACTACTCGCTCGAATCCGACTTTGTCCGGGAACTGGACCGGGACATCCTCTCCTACGTGGAAAAGGGGCTGGAAAACCGTGACGAGGACGGATTTAACGACCTGGCGCTGCGCTGCTTCGAGCTCCAGTTCAATACGGTGGAGCCCTACCGCCGCTTCTGTCTCGACAAAGGGAGGTCGCCCGGAAAGGTGGAGCGGTGGGAGGATATCCCGGCGGTCCCGTCCATGGCCTTCAAGAAGTTCGTCATGACCTCGTTTCCGGCGGAGCGGGCGGAGCAGCGCTACTTCACCAGCGGCACCACCGACCCCCTGAACAAGGGGAAGATACTGCGGGACCCGGCGGGGGTGACCCTCATCAATGCGGCCAACGGCCTCCTCACCAGGGAGTACGTGTTCCCCGACGTGGACCGGATGCGCATGTTCCTCATGGTTCCCTCCCCCGACATCGCGCCGGGCATGGGGATGGCGGTGGGGCTGGATGTGGTGCGGCGGATGTTCGGCTCCCCCGACAGCCGCTACCTCATCGACCGCCGGGGCCTGGACCTGACCTTTCTCCTGTCCGCGCTCATGGAGGCGGAACGGACCGGGGAGCCGATCGTCATCATCGGGTCGACCGCCGGTTTCGTCTATTTCATGAATGCCTGTGAGCGGGACGGGGTCCGGTTCCGGCTTCCCCCGGGCAGCCGCCTCTGCGACGGCGGCGGCTATCTGGCCCAGTTCGGGGAGTGCTCCCGGGAAGAGTTCTATCTCAAGTCAGCGGAGATCCTCCAGGTGGACGAGCACCACTGCGTGAACGTTCTCGGCATGGGCGAGGTGAGCACCAACTTTTTCGATAATGTCCTGAAGGATCACTTGGCCGGACGTCCCCTTGCCAGGGCCAAGGTCGTTCCACCCTGGACCCGGACCCGGGTGGTGGACGTGGAGACGCTCGAACCGGTGCCCGACGGCGATCCGGGGCTGCTGCGCCACTACGACCTGGTCAACCGGGGGATGGTGGTGGCCGTCCAGACCGACAACGTGGGATTCATGACCCCCGGCGGCTTCGAGATCATCGGCCGCTGGAAGAAAACCTCCTGGGAGCTGGAAACCGAGGCCATCAAGCAGGCCCACGGCCCCCGCTTCATGACCCCCATTATCGAGTTCCTGTTGAAACGAAGTCTCAAAAAGGTGGGTAAGCTCCATGATAAGATTACTCGAACGAATGCGGGCCGCTGA